GGTCGGAGTAGCCGCCCACGTGGGTGTCGCCGATCCAGATCTGCGGCACGGTCCGCTGGCCGCCGCTCATCTCCACCAGCTTCGACCGCATGTCGTCGTCGCCGGTGACGTCCAGCTCCTCGTACTTCACGCCCTTGCGCGTCAGCAGATCCTTGGCCCGGACGCAGTAGCCGCAATAGGTGGTGGTGTAGATTTTCACGGGCTTCACGCGTGTCCTCCTCGTGTCTTTCTCCAAACTAAGGGGGAGGGGGACGCCACGCCACCCTGCGCATGCTCGGCTCCCTGAAACGCGAACGGCCCCCGGCTCCACGAGGGAACCGGAGGCCGTCCGAGAGACACTGGAGCGCGGGAGGCACCCGCGCTCCAGGGCCTGGGGGCGACTACATGCCCATGCCGCCCATACCGCCCATGCCGCCCATGCCGCCCATACCGCCGCCGGCGGGCATGTCCTTCTCCTCCTTCGGACGCTCGGCCACCATCGCCTCGGTGGTGAGCATCAGGGAGGCCACGGAGGCCGCGTTCTGCAGCGCGTAGCGGCTCACCTTGGCCGGGTCGATGACGCCGGCGGCCAGCAGGTCCTCGTAGACGCTGGTGGCGGCGTTGAAGCCGAACGAGCCAGTGCCCTCCTTGACCTTGTTGACGATGACGCTGCCCTCGAGACCGCCGTTGCCGACGATCTGGCGCAGCGGCTCCTCGACGGCGCGGCGGATGATGTCCACGCCGAACTTCTCACCGGCCTCGACCTTGAGGGTGTCCAGGGCCTTGGAGCAGCGCAGCAGGGCCACGCCACCGCCAGGGACCACGCCCTCCTCGACGGCCGCGCGGGTCGCGTTGAGCGCGTCCTCCACGCGGGCCTTCTTCTCCTTCATCTCCGTCTCGGTCGCGGCGCCCACGTTGATGACGGCCACGCCGCCCACCAGCTTCGCCAGACGCTCCTGGAGCTTCTCGCGATCGTAGTCGCTGGTGGTCTCCTCGATCTGGGCGCGGATCTGCTTCACGCGCGCCTCGATGTCCTTCTGCGCACCGGCACCGTCGACGATGGTGGTGTTGTCCTTGTCGATGGTGATGCGCTTGGCCTTGCCCAGATCGTTGAGCGTCAGCGTCTCCATCTTGATGCCCAGGTCCTCGGCGATCATCCGGCCGCCCGTCAGGGTGGCGATGTCCTCGAGCATGGCCTTGCGGCGGTCACCGAAGCCCGGCGCCTTCACCGCGGCCACGTTCAGCACGCCGCGGATCTTGTTCACCACCAGGGTGGCCAGGGCCTCGCCCTCGATGTCCTCGGCGATGATCAGCAGCGGCTTGCCGGAGCGGGCCACCTGCTCGAGGATGGGGAGCATGTCCTTCATCGAGGAGATCTTCTTCTCGTTGATGAGGATGAGGCAGTCGTTGAGGACGACCTCCATGCGCTCCGGGTCCGTCACGAAGTACGGGGAGAGGTAGCCGCGGTCGAACTGCATGCCCTCGACCACGTCCAGGGTGGTGTCCAGGCCCTTGGCCTCCTCCACCGTGATGACGCCCTCCTTGCCGACCTTCTCCATCGCGTCGGCGATGATCTGCCCGATGGTGGTGTCGCCGTTGGCGGAGATGGTACCGACCTGGGCGATCTCCTTCTTGTCCTTGGTCGGCTTGGCCAGGTTCTTCAGCTCGGCCACGATGGCGGCCACGGCCTTGTCGATGCCGCGCTTGATGTCCATCGGGTTGTGACCGGCGGCCACCAGCTTCGCGCCCTCGCGGAAGATGGCCTGGGCCAGCACGGTCGCGGTGGTGGTGCCGTCACCGGCCACGTCGGAGGTCTTGGAGGCAACCTCCTTCACCATCTGCGCGCCCATGTTCTCGAACTTGTTCTCGAGCTCGATCTCCTTGGCGACGGTCACGCCGTCCTTGGTGATCGTGGGCGAGCCGAACGACTTCTCGATCACCACGTTGCGGCCCTTGGGGCCCAGGGTGACCTTCACCGCGTCGGCCAGGATGTTCACGCCGCGGAGAATGGCCTCGCGAGCGCGTACGTCGAACAGAATGTCTTTCGCCATGGTGATGAATTCCTTTGAGTAGGGTTGAGGAGCGGGGAAGCGGATTACTTCTCGATCACGCCGAGCACATCCTCCTCACGGAGGATGAGGTGCTCCTCACCGTCGATCTTGATCTCGGTGCCCGCGTACTTGCTGAACAGGATGGTGTCACCGGCCTTGATGTCGAGCGGGCGGACCTTGCCGTCCTCGAGCACCTTGCCGTTGCCGACCGCGAGCACATGGCCCTCGAGGGGCTTCTCCTTGGCGGTGTCGGGGATGAACAGACCGCCCTTGGTCTTGTTCTCCTCGGCCACGCGCTTGACGATCAGACGATCCTGCAGGGGACGAATCTTCATGGTCTGTCTCCTTCAGCTGGGGCGCCCCGGCGGGCGGGGCACCCATGGGGGTGGGAATAAGGGCCTTGCGACCCGGGCCGTTAGCACTCGCACCTCGCGAGTGCCAATCAGCGAGCGCGCGGGATAATAACCAGCGAAGTCGACCCGTCAAGCGAGCCGGGACCGCGGGGAGGGGTTCTGCCAAGTCCCCGTCACAACTGGATTTTTCCCCTCTGTCTTCCTGTGGACGTCGGGGGCCGGACAGGGAGGGCGCGCCACCATTTCTGGCAGTCCCAGGGGGCGAGTGCCAGCGTAAGTACCCGGAATGACTCAGGGTCCTTTTGCCGCAGGTGGGGGGGCGTTGGTAACTTTTACGGGGCGTCCCCGGCCCGCAAAACCCTCGGGGGCGTTGGAGGTCGAGAGTCCATGAGTCAACTGGTGACGGCCCCGTCGTTGAAGGAGTTCTTCAAGGCGCTGTTGGAAGAAGTCATCCGGCGCCAGAAGCTCGCCGTCGGGGAGACGACTGAGTTCTACCTGGTCAACCTGCTGTCCGAGTTCGCCTGCACCGACAACCTGTTCAGCAAGGGAGAGGACGGGCGCAAGGAGCAGGAGCCGCTGGCGATGCTCTACCACCGCTCGCTGCAGCAGCAGCGCGACGAGCGCATCCGCACCCTGAGGCGCCTGGGCGACGTGTCGCTCTACCAGGCCGGCTTCTTCTCCGGCGCGCTGCGCGAGGGCCCCGTGGGCCAGGACTACTACATCCAGATGGGCGGCGCGGCGTACGGGCAGCTGGCGGACCTGGCGCCCGCCGCGGGCTTCGCCGCCGTCTACCGGGAGCTGAGCGCCCGCTTCCGCGCCCTGGTGGACGTGCTGGAGGAGATCGCCGCGCGCGGGCTGGTGCAGAACGGCCCCTCGGGCGCCCTCAAGGTGTACGAGAGCTGGGTGCGCACCGGCAACGACAAGCTGGAGCAGGTGCTGGTGGATGCCGGCCTGGTGATGCCCAAGGGCCTGCCGAACTGAAGCCGGGAGGCCATGAATGATAGGCCGAGTGCAGGAGCACCTGGAGGCCATCTACGGCATCACCTGCGCCGCCCGGGCGGAGGGCTTCGTGGTGGATCGCGAGGCCGCCGTCCAGCTGGGCGCCACCGGACGCAGCGAGGAGGAGCTGCTCGTCCACGAGTCGGAGGGAGATCTGGAGATGGCCCTCTACCTCGCCCCCGCGCTGCTCCACCGCCTCAAGCCCTACGAGAGCGGCCCCGTGGACTCGCTGCTGGAGTCTGAGCTGGACGGCTTCTGCCAGCTCGCCGAGGGCGTCTCCCACTTCCTCTACGTGGCGCACACCGCCACACATGGGCGTACCGTCTCGCTGCTGGAGCTGGAGGCGCAGGCGGAGGTGGACAAGTTCGCGCTGTGCGTGCTGCACCGGTGGGGCGAGGGGGTGGGGGCGTGGGCGGAGGAGCTGCTGAGGCGGCTGTTCGACCGGGTGTCCTACCGGGAGCGGCTGTCCGCGGCGGAGCGCTGGCGGTACGAGGAGGCCAACCGGCTGTCACGCAACTTCTGCTCCCGGCTGATGGGACACGTGACGGGGCGGCGGCTGGAGCGGCTGCTGACGGACCTGCGTTACGCGTACCGGTTGGGAGCAGAAGCCAAGCTGCGGCATTTCGGACAAGTCTCCTGACCGCTGGAGCCGGGCATCGGTTAACTTGGGAGCATGCCCCGTGAGGCGTCCGCCGGAGGAATAGTCATCCGAGAGCAGGGGGGCGAGCTGGAGGTGGCCGTCATCCGGCCCCACGGCCGCTCCCTGTGGGCGCTTCCCAAGGGGCATGTGGACCCGGGGGAGACGCCCGAGCAGACCGCCGTGCGCGAGGTGTGGGAGGAGACGGGCCTGAAGGCCACGCTCGTCGCGCCACTGGGGGAGATCCGCTACGTCTACCAGTTCCGCGGGCAGCGCATCTTCAAGCGGGTGCACTTCTACCTGTTCCGCTACCAGTCCGGGGTGCTGGGGGACATCCAGCACGCGGGGCACCGGGTGGAGGTGGACGAGACGCGCTGGGTGCCACTGGTGCGGGTGGCGGCGCTGCTGGGCTACAAGGGCGAGAAGGCCATCGCCGCGCGCGCGGCCAGGATGCTGCTGCGCGCGGGGGCCAGCCTCGCCCTGTCCGGGGTGCTGCGCCCGGAGGGCTCCGGCGACTAGGCGCCGTTGGCCTTCTCGGACGCCGCGTACTTGCCGGTGAGGGCCTCGCGCACGTCCCGGTCGAACTTCACGTGGCCGGTGGCCACCTCGCGCAGCGAGAGCACGGGCGGCTTGTTCTTCGAGGTGTCGATGATGGGGCGGGCGCCGGCCATGAGCTGACGGGCGCGCTTGGCCGCCAGCAGCACGAGCGCGAAGCGGTTGTCGACCAGGGGGAGGCAGTCTTCGACTGTGACGCGAGCCATGGTGGGAAACGTCCTTCGCTAAGTACTGGGGAAGAAAGGATTCAACCTAGAGAGGGACCCCCACCGAGTCAAGGAAGGATGAAGCGCCCCGTGGGGCAGGGGAAGGAGCGCGGGGGCCCGGCTGCCCGTGTGCTACCCTTGTCTGGCGCTGAACGGACCCGCCCGGCTGACGCCGCCCTGGACCTCTCCTTCCTCGTGACCTCCATCCTCCGATCCCCCGAGACCGAGTGGGAGCAGCCCGGAATCGTCCCCCGGGGAGGCGTGTGGAACCCCCGGATCGTTTGGGTGCTCTGTGCGGTCGTCCTGGCCTTCTGGGGGGTGGATGCCCTCTACCTGGGCCGCTTCAGCTCCTGGATGCTGGGCGTCCGCGTCGTGTGGGCCGTGAGCCTGCTGGTCTACACGTACCTGCTCCGCGGGGTGCCCTTGTCGTGGGTGGGTCCGCTCACGGACCTCAACGCGCTGATCTCCACGGCCTGTGTCCTGGGGCTCACCGTGGAGATGGGGGGCGTGGGCGGCCCCTACTTCATCATGGTGCCCGCCCTGCCGCTGGCCATCACCCTCATCTACCGGCGGCACGTGCGGTCCGTAATCGTATGCGGCGGGGTGGGGATCGCCGGGACCCTCCTGCTCTTGTGGAGGGGGAGCCACACGCCCACCCAGGCGTTGACCTGGCTCTCGGTGGTGGTGGGAATCGCCCTGCTCGCGGCGTACTTCGCCCACCAGACGTTCCAGGTGCAGCGGGCCGAGCAGCAGGCCCGGATCGAGCGCGCCCGCCGCGAGTCGCTCGAGGCACTGGCCTTCAGCGAGCACCGCCGGGCCCAGTCGGAGAAGCTGGCCATCGTCGGGCGGCTGGCGTCGGGCGTGGCGCATGAGATCAACAACCCGCTGGCCTACGTGGGCTCCAACGTCAACTTCGTGCACACCGAGCTGCTGGAGGCGAGGGAGCTCGACCGGGAGGAGCTGGCCGAGGTGCTCGCGGAGACGCGCCTGGGCCTCCAGCACATCCAGCAGATCGTCTCGGACCTGAGGGGCTTCGCGCGCATGGACGCGAACGAGCCCATGGCGTGCTCGCTGGCGGACGTGGCGGCCGATGCCCTGAAGCTGGCCTCGCTCCGGTTGAAGCACGTGTCCTTCCTGCATGTGGACGTGCCCGCGGACCTGCCGGAGATCTTCGTCGTGCGGCAACGGCTGGTGCAGGTGGTGCTCAACCTGCTGATCAACGCCGGAGACGTGCTGGAGTCCCACCCGGTGCCGGGCAGCGAGGTGCGGTTGATCGGCCGCGCCGAGCAGGAGCGCGTGGTGCTGCTCGTCGAGGACAACGGGCCCGGTTTCGCCCCGCAGGTGCTGTCCCGGCTCTTCGAGGCCTTCTTCACCACCAAGAGCCCCGACAAGGGCACCGGCCTGGGGCTGACCCTGTCGCGCGAGCTGGTGGAGCAGTTCGGCGGCGCGCTCTCCGCCAGCAACCGACCGGAGGGGGGGGCCCGCCTGCGCATCGAGTTCCCCCTGCACCGGGCCGAGCGCTCCGAGGAGCCCTCCCGCGGGCCGGAGGACAGCGAGCGCGGAGCCGCCTGAGCCTCACACGGCCCGTTCGCTCTCGCGCACTTCCGCGTCGAAGCGCTCTCCCGGTCGCGCTCTTCACGAACTTGTCCGACAGTTGGACAACTTTTCCGAGACCGTGCCCGACAGGGGCGGCCATGACAGAGTGTGCCCCCCCGGAGAGCCCCATGCACCGCGTCCTCCCGCTGATCGCCGCCTTTGCCCTGTGCGCCCTCGCCTGTGAGCGGAAGTCCCCGCCGCCACCGGCCCCCGCTCCCGCCACCTCGGAGCAACGTGCCCCCACGCAGGAGGGGCCCCTCGTCATCGGCTCGTTGGGGAGTCTCACGGGCTCGGAGGCCTCGTTCGGCACCGTGGTGCGCGATGGCATCCAGTTCGCCGTGGAGCAGGTGAATGCCGAGGGCGGCGTGAAGGGCCGCAAGGTGGAGCTGCGCGCCTATGACACCCAGGGCAAGCTCGAGGAGTCCGTGGCCGCGGCCAAGCGCCTCCTCACGCAGGACAAGGTGGTGCTCATCCTCGGAGACGTGACGTCGTCCGGCTCGCTGGCCATCGCCGACGCGGTGCAGGCGGCCCGGGTGCCCATGGTGACGCCCTCGTCCACCCACCCGGATGTCACCCGGAAGGGCGACTTCGTCTTCCGCACCTGCTTCATCGATCCCTTCCAGGGTGGCGCCATGGCCCGCTTCGCCCGGGAGAACCTGAAGCTCGAGCGCGTGGCGGTGATGCACGACAGCAAGAACGCCTCTTCCCTCGGCCTGAGCGAGGCCTTCACCGAGGCCTTCAAGAAGCGGGGCGGGACGGTGGTGGCGGTGGAGAGCTACGCCAAGGGGGACTCGGACTACCGCGCGCCGCTGCTGGCGGTGAAGAAGGCGAAGCCCCAGGCCCTGTACCTGCCGGGCTTCTACAGCGAGGTGGGGGTCATCGCCCGCCAGGCGCGCGAGATGGGCCTGACGATGCCGCTGCTGGGCGGCGATGGCTGGGAGTCGGACCGCATCTTCGAGCTCGCGGGCGGTGCGCTGGAGGGCGCCTACTACTCCTCGCACTACGCCGAGGACAACCCCGCCCCCGAGCTCCAGCGCTTCATCACCTCGTTCCGCGAGCGCTACGGCCGCTCTCCCGAGGCCGCCTCCGCGCTGGGCTATGACGCCGCGAAGGTGGCGCTCGCGGCCATCGAGCGGGCGAAGTCGCTCTCCGGCCCGGACATCCGCGACGCGCTCGCGAGCACGAAGGACCATCCCGGCGCCACGGGCACCCTCACCCTGGACGCGGACCGCAACCCGGTGAAGCCCGC
The sequence above is drawn from the Archangium gephyra genome and encodes:
- the grxC gene encoding glutaredoxin 3; the encoded protein is MKPVKIYTTTYCGYCVRAKDLLTRKGVKYEELDVTGDDDMRSKLVEMSGGQRTVPQIWIGDTHVGGYSDLARLESEGRLDPMLQA
- the groL gene encoding chaperonin GroEL (60 kDa chaperone family; promotes refolding of misfolded polypeptides especially under stressful conditions; forms two stacked rings of heptamers to form a barrel-shaped 14mer; ends can be capped by GroES; misfolded proteins enter the barrel where they are refolded when GroES binds) codes for the protein MAKDILFDVRAREAILRGVNILADAVKVTLGPKGRNVVIEKSFGSPTITKDGVTVAKEIELENKFENMGAQMVKEVASKTSDVAGDGTTTATVLAQAIFREGAKLVAAGHNPMDIKRGIDKAVAAIVAELKNLAKPTKDKKEIAQVGTISANGDTTIGQIIADAMEKVGKEGVITVEEAKGLDTTLDVVEGMQFDRGYLSPYFVTDPERMEVVLNDCLILINEKKISSMKDMLPILEQVARSGKPLLIIAEDIEGEALATLVVNKIRGVLNVAAVKAPGFGDRRKAMLEDIATLTGGRMIAEDLGIKMETLTLNDLGKAKRITIDKDNTTIVDGAGAQKDIEARVKQIRAQIEETTSDYDREKLQERLAKLVGGVAVINVGAATETEMKEKKARVEDALNATRAAVEEGVVPGGGVALLRCSKALDTLKVEAGEKFGVDIIRRAVEEPLRQIVGNGGLEGSVIVNKVKEGTGSFGFNAATSVYEDLLAAGVIDPAKVSRYALQNAASVASLMLTTEAMVAERPKEEKDMPAGGGMGGMGGMGGMGGMGM
- the groES gene encoding co-chaperone GroES, whose product is MKIRPLQDRLIVKRVAEENKTKGGLFIPDTAKEKPLEGHVLAVGNGKVLEDGKVRPLDIKAGDTILFSKYAGTEIKIDGEEHLILREEDVLGVIEK
- a CDS encoding NUDIX hydrolase, with amino-acid sequence MPREASAGGIVIREQGGELEVAVIRPHGRSLWALPKGHVDPGETPEQTAVREVWEETGLKATLVAPLGEIRYVYQFRGQRIFKRVHFYLFRYQSGVLGDIQHAGHRVEVDETRWVPLVRVAALLGYKGEKAIAARAARMLLRAGASLALSGVLRPEGSGD
- the rpoZ gene encoding DNA-directed RNA polymerase subunit omega, producing MARVTVEDCLPLVDNRFALVLLAAKRARQLMAGARPIIDTSKNKPPVLSLREVATGHVKFDRDVREALTGKYAASEKANGA
- a CDS encoding sensor histidine kinase, yielding MLCAVVLAFWGVDALYLGRFSSWMLGVRVVWAVSLLVYTYLLRGVPLSWVGPLTDLNALISTACVLGLTVEMGGVGGPYFIMVPALPLAITLIYRRHVRSVIVCGGVGIAGTLLLLWRGSHTPTQALTWLSVVVGIALLAAYFAHQTFQVQRAEQQARIERARRESLEALAFSEHRRAQSEKLAIVGRLASGVAHEINNPLAYVGSNVNFVHTELLEARELDREELAEVLAETRLGLQHIQQIVSDLRGFARMDANEPMACSLADVAADALKLASLRLKHVSFLHVDVPADLPEIFVVRQRLVQVVLNLLINAGDVLESHPVPGSEVRLIGRAEQERVVLLVEDNGPGFAPQVLSRLFEAFFTTKSPDKGTGLGLTLSRELVEQFGGALSASNRPEGGARLRIEFPLHRAERSEEPSRGPEDSERGAA
- a CDS encoding ABC transporter substrate-binding protein encodes the protein MHRVLPLIAAFALCALACERKSPPPPAPAPATSEQRAPTQEGPLVIGSLGSLTGSEASFGTVVRDGIQFAVEQVNAEGGVKGRKVELRAYDTQGKLEESVAAAKRLLTQDKVVLILGDVTSSGSLAIADAVQAARVPMVTPSSTHPDVTRKGDFVFRTCFIDPFQGGAMARFARENLKLERVAVMHDSKNASSLGLSEAFTEAFKKRGGTVVAVESYAKGDSDYRAPLLAVKKAKPQALYLPGFYSEVGVIARQAREMGLTMPLLGGDGWESDRIFELAGGALEGAYYSSHYAEDNPAPELQRFITSFRERYGRSPEAASALGYDAAKVALAAIERAKSLSGPDIRDALASTKDHPGATGTLTLDADRNPVKPAVILTIREGKRRFAAAVTP